One window of the Torulaspora delbrueckii CBS 1146 chromosome 6, complete genome genome contains the following:
- the BAS1 gene encoding Bas1p (similar to Saccharomyces cerevisiae BAS1 (YKR099W); ancestral locus Anc_5.713): protein MDRKDKTTKVKKTFQFDPLDVTESLGYKTYRKNGRNSWSKEDDNQLRTLLNRALIDLGFPNGTDDIKSIQESESVCKRVSWEDIAALFKNSPRKPKELRKRWASSLDPNLKRGKWAPEEDHLLLKAYAKHGPHWLNVAGEISGRTEDQCAKRYVEILGPSSEGRLRKWTLEEDLSLVSKVKSYGTKWRRISSELESRPSLTCRNRWRKIVTSVVRGQAPPEIVKAVKENQDIDSLVNSLRAKVREKGKAKDGVVKTEERTDVREEGEASESPNMTKSSDSSSNDLPQTLRAHTIHQHQGNEEEHNPSKAKDRETLAQPLATDIIRATCGDSGVKVDAAAALGHHELMYRGHSSSNENFSRDSAASYEAISKSSLEGKQTTAPLKGLTPFAERMSSLSHMDRSAIPATLDGSPLLPNVYSRESAIRVNHNVPIGQQMPDATFNPLSSTPHDINKSPTEGSAQTEWKFTLKDGQGLSITSGSISNSDLVKELIEQAKKHSLKISLHQHIHHHYGGQTDQNCINSNGSEPIADFRSNQASSSAAAVGPPSGGHDFFTSTHYYKASFGSVGNNSDFFSQEANYNIFELEPSPHPDVSHMHGHAALPHNNQIVHHNHSPVGYPSRPGTTSPTASHSTGNNDDLPDITSHRGSHFNYLPATVRPQLESSDSTRSTDITRLLNPSPNSGKKKRKRRKSLQSEASANSGGRNSVRPSPSSTASKQNKSLDSATVIGGPHEEEEPDFWESLRSLAGKPQEEEENSYTYHPYDDDDYDILYSLFDDKAENINLDTVEKKTPGDKDHIIPFNPS from the coding sequence ATGGACAGGAAGGATAAGACAAcgaaggtgaagaaaacCTTTCAATTCGATCCATTGGATGTAACAGAATCCCTTGGTTACAAAACATACCGGAAAAATGGGCGAAATTCGTGGTctaaagaagatgataacCAGTTGCGTACACTTTTGAATCGTGCCTTAATAGACCTTGGATTTCCTAATGGTACAGATGATATCAAGTCCATACAGGAATCCGAAAGCGTTTGCAAAAGAGTTTCTTGGGAAGATATTGCCGCGTTGTTTAAGAATAGTCCAAGGAAGCCTAAAGAGTTGCGGAAACGTTGGGCGTCGTCGTTGGATccgaatttgaagagaggCAAATGGGCCCCTGAAGAGGACCATTTGCTTCTCAAGGCTTATGCTAAGCACGGGCCTCATTGGCTTAACGTTGCGGGTGAAATCTCCGGAAGAACTGAGGATCAGTGCGCCAAGAGGTACGTGGAAATTTTAGGGCCCAGTAGCGAAGGACGATTGAGGAAGTGGACTTTAGAGGAAGATTTGAGCTTGGTAAGCAAAGTCAAGAGTTATGGGACCAAATGGAGGCGCATATCGTCGGAGCTTGAATCAAGACCAAGTTTGACGTGTAGAAACAGGTGGAGGAAAATTGTTACCTCGGTAGTTAGAGGTCAGGCGCCACCGGAGATCGTCAAAGCTGTGAAGGAAAATCAGGATATAGATTCTTTGGTTAATAGTCTCCGAGCCAAAGTACGGGAAAAAGGGAAGGCTAAGGATGGAGTGGTGAAGACTGAAGAGCGGACTGACGTgagagaagaaggtgagGCAAGCGAGTCACCAAATATGACCAAATCCAGCGACAGCAGCTCTAACGACCTTCCGCAAACACTTCGAGCACACACCATTCATCAGCATCAAGGCAATGAGGAGGAGCACAACCCCTCTAAAGCAAAGGACAGAGAAACACTCGCTCAACCGCTGGCTACAGATATAATACGAGCTACGTGCGGTGACAGTGGAGTAAAAGTCGACGCAGCAGCTGCCCTAGGACACCATGAGTTGATGTACCGCGGCCACTCATCGAGCAATGAGAACTTTTCCAGGGATAGCGCGGCCTCTTACGAGGCAATATCTAAAAGCTCACTGGAGGGGAAACAAACTACGGCTCCACTCAAGGGGTTGACTCCATTCGCCGAAAGGATGAGTAGCTTATCTCACATGGATCGCAGCGCCATCCCTGCCACTCTGGATGGATCTCCATTACTTCCGAACGTTTACTCAAGGGAGTCTGCAATTAGGGTAAACCATAACGTCCCAATAGGGCAGCAAATGCCAGATGCTACTTTTAATCCCTTGTCTAGCACACCACATGACATAAATAAAAGTCCCACGGAAGGTTCCGCACAAACAGAATGGAAgtttactttgaaagacgGCCAAGGTCTATCCATAACAAGCGGTTCAATCAGCAATTCAGATCTTGTAAAAGAACTTATTGAGCAGGCTAAAAAACACTCCCTAAAAATCTCTCTTCACCAGCATATTCACCATCATTATGGCGGTCAAACCGATCAAAATTGCATCAATTCAAATGGTTCAGAGCCTATCGCTGACTTCCGGTCAAACCAAGCTAGCTCTTCGGCAGCCGCTGTTGGACCGCCTAGTGGTGGCCACGATTTCTTCACTAGCACTCATTACTATAAAGCGTCATTTGGCTCAGTTGGTAATAACAGTGATTTCTTTTCGCAAGAGGCGAATTACAACATATTCGAACTCGAGCCCTCTCCACATCCTGACGTATCGCATATGCATGGACACGCTGCACTTCCGCACAATAATCAAATAGTGCACCACAATCACTCGCCCGTCGGGTACCCAAGTAGGCCAGGTACGACGAGTCCAACAGCATCCCACAGCACAGGAAACAATGACGATCTTCCTGACATTACAAGCCACCGTGGGTCACATTTTAACTATCTCCCTGCGACGGTACGACCCCAGCTTGAGTCTTCAGATTCTACACGGTCAACTGATATAACTAGGCTACTGAATCCCAGTCCTAACTCAGGaaagaaaaagaggaaaagaagaaagagtcTTCAGTCGGAGGCGAGTGCTAATTCAGGTGGCAGAAACTCTGTAAGACCATCTCCTTCGAGTACTGCATCAAAGCAAAACAAGTCACTGGATTCAGCAACCGTGATTGGCGGGCCAcatgaggaagaagaacctgATTTCTGGGAGAGCTTGAGATCTCTTGCTGGCAAACCacaggaggaagaagagaattcgTATACATATCATCCGtatgacgatgatgattatgACATTCTATACAGCCTATTCGACGATAAGGCCGAGAACATCAATCTCGATACAgtggagaagaaaacccCTGGAGATAAGGATCATATCATACCATTCAATCCCAGCTGA
- the ATG44 gene encoding mitofissin (similar to Saccharomyces cerevisiae YIL156W-B; ancestral locus Anc_5.714) encodes MTIVGKAVHLSIDLVLISTCLAGIKRNTGLTPKLDNVENATLREYSTKYLNLGESVYDYSVATCGASSHFVRK; translated from the exons ATGACAATT GTCGGAAAAGCTGTGCATTTGTCCATCGATTTGGTGCTGATATCGACTTGTCTAGCGGGTATCAAGAGAAATACAGGTTTGACACCGAAATTAGATAATGTGGAGAATGCGACATTAAGAGAGTATTCTACAAAGTACTTGAACCTGGGTGAATCTGTTTATGACTATAGTGTGGCCACCTGCGGTGCATCGTCTCATTTTGTCAGAAAATAG
- the COA1 gene encoding Coa1p (similar to Saccharomyces cerevisiae YIL157C; ancestral locus Anc_5.715): MLKRSLGLLVGRSVRSYYASRVIYNAPKLVLKDKNRPLRIDRELPDPNEGKLKQRLQLAGFSVAIVAALMVIFNYEKTESPVVSNTLYHLRRSPATAQLLGENIEFEGLVPWVHGELNQVAGKVNIRFNIKGDKNAGVVRLIADRETPLDEFLIHEWSLTVNGNKIDLLSEEGVKTL; encoded by the coding sequence atgttgaaaagaagtttaGGACTTTTGGTTGGGCGAAGTGTGCGGTCCTACTATGCATCCCGAGTGATATACAATGCGCCCAAATTGGTGCTGAAGGATAAGAATAGGCCTCTAAGAATTGACCGGGAACTTCCAGATCCTAACGAGGGTAAGTTGAAGCAAAGGCTGCAACTTGCAGGGTTTTCGGTAGCGATTGTGGCGGCCTTGATGGTTATATTCAACTATGAAAAGACCGAATCGCCTGTCGTATCTAATACTTTGTACCACCTGCGTAGATCCCCGGCTACAGCACAACTTCTAGGTGAAAACATCGAGTTTGAAGGTTTGGTTCCATGGGTTCATGGTGAACTGAATCAGGTCGCGGGCAAAGTTAACATTAGGTTTAATATCAAGGGAGATAAGAATGCAGGTGTAGTTAGACTAATTGCTGATAGAGAGACTCCTCTGGATGAGTTCTTGATTCACGAATGGAGTCTGACTGTGAATGGCAATAAGATTGACCTACTATCAGAGGAAGGTGTCAAGACGTTATGA
- the AIM20 gene encoding Aim20p (similar to Saccharomyces cerevisiae YIL158W and SKG1 (YKR100C); ancestral locus Anc_5.716), whose translation MGTVSIAVGCAVGIPIGLGVLVALFCWARLQRRYKREEEEDKELENVIHDDNASITFHNSRTLQPSSGWEEKNEASNDMSHEDSEIFDEQKQPDHHIIGSGSSEGSLSHEEKLAGASHGEKGKKGKGDPARKKSKYFVPAYRRKINSMQVNLSPTDGTSTVNSSSTSLTSSQKAPKRQVSLYDQMVPVVATEKQGLFDQADEKERHSSNENLIKNLNSQDYGSYYPRRASSSSLNQLHSTNHSTSSFHTRASSMNSGVKVAVPSENVFATPKSEQALNAPIKNDEKVEKHDDVYLLKNNYDITNTNEIAEEDQYENEFTNYSENKREFINTLRPKKL comes from the coding sequence ATGGGGACTGTTTCAATAGCAGTGGGGTGTGCTGTGGGTATTCCGATAGGGCTTGGCGTTTTAGTAGCCCTGTTCTGTTGGGCGCGGTTGCAGAGAAGATATAAGagagaagaggaagaggacAAAGAGTTAGAGAATGTTATACATGACGATAATGCGTCTATTACCTTTCACAATAGTAGGACGTTACAGCCGTCCAGCGGatgggaagaaaagaatgagGCTTCGAATGATATGAGCCATGAGGACTCTGAAATATTCGATGAGCAGAAGCAGCCGGATCACCATATAATCGGTTCTGGATCCTCCGAAGGATCCCTGAGTCATGAAGAGAAACTCGCAGGTGCTTCTCATGGTGAGAAAGGGAAAAAGGGCAAAGGAGATCCAGCTAGAAAGAAGAGTAAATACTTCGTTCCTGCATATCGCAGgaagatcaattcaatGCAGGTTAATTTATCCCCGACCGATGGTACGAGTACAGTCAACAGCTCTAGCACTTCATTAACGTCTTCACAGAAAGCCCCCAAACGACAGGTAAGTCTGTATGATCAGATGGTTCCAGTGGTCGCAACTGAAAAACAAGGCTTATTCGACCAGGCTGATGAGAAGGAGCGCCACTCAAGCAATGAAAATCTTATTAAAAATCTCAATAGTCAGGACTATGGCTCGTATTATCCAAGACGTGCATCTTCATCTAGCTTAAACCAACTGCATTCGACAAATcattcaacttcttccttccATACACGCGCATCATCTATGAACTCTGGAGTCAAGGTCGCAGTGCCATCAGAGAACGTTTTTGCAACACCTAAGAGTGAACAAGCTTTGAATGCTCCCATTAAGaatgatgaaaaagtcGAGAAGCATGATGATGTTTATCTACTAAAGAACAATTATGACATAACGAATACGAACGAAATAGCTGAAGAGGATCAGTACGAGAATGAATTCACAAATTATTCAGAAAACAAACgagaatttatcaataCCTTGAGGCCGAAGAAACTTTAA
- the BNR1 gene encoding formin BNR1 (similar to Saccharomyces cerevisiae BNR1 (YIL159W); ancestral locus Anc_5.717) — MELVRSGYAGERWVDPHDYKRRSRSLEGDPAGLRTRKPSRRTGTLGTNEVVRRGLLLAGCALQNEGGVTIMKTKNFSTSEIDSQDGEHGVKFDHRSPPEDGSVEEQFNTLLSDGTYFWGEARKNLTNMSREKKWGLICALRSSKTARSSSESVNSTFTRQQLLEELDYLIKRKTTDHSKLLHQLEKYLRTVDFTEEFLERDNVKGLFQNSSLIGPDDFYVYLRCFKTLMNHKQGRLQILNKPPLLMFFCKLLNDDVTRLKCKVVSAEMLLMLTYVDEDYGYEKVLHHLSPCFQGWFNYMAKTLSRDPSEFRDASFLGGLKPEKCRADFMTTSLLVVNSILQALPTKDQKVSLMQTLKECGIHHCFHLIKQLQVDDTDKQIAIYLELETELIEATSAADQIDDSVYQPALHYLLSRTKGTLIEQDLAHLFESLNKILATRTTSESIKLFRSLGSILDYLIDNFCQAVSTEPASLVQESINKFLDNLESEEIGRRAMKEMTELENTIVVLRKELSELRDFKDISKEKLVTELKHAKMITKTKDEEITELSKKLEESKEMRRHEKKRFDHALSHQQVKGAKLINTSVFDNLKSTNDTHKAKPARAKSLLKSQKIHSLSSYIANAAEPVTIGPNWGVLGLNEEGNDADQSVAFTRDSSIATATNIAYRHESTSTLLCESSNPLSSGSIDGPSGVIRIEMEDSKIPPLPELPELPPISQALNKNKSEPPPSSSFSPLLPAAKESEQSTTLSPPPPPPPPPPPLPESLIVPGKESFNSEVPSGPPPPPPPLPASFQVEGSSILKPKEALKQIHWEKLNDIEETLWADQNQKDETMKELKRGGIFSQIEESFKVKERTIKQTKNKDKREKTPTKSFLPRDVAQQFGINLHMFSQYSPEQFVLKVLQCDNEIIQNSTALEFFTREDLVNVTQSLRRAFDPYSTDYLSEDGPSKDPAELDRPDRIFLELCYNLQYYWYERSFCLFTLTTYERDYYDFIYRLQKIDDVIQKLRHGTRFKSILYIIVEIGNYMNKRPAEGIKLSSLNKLAFVKSSVDKNTSFLHFLERIIRVKYPDLYGFTDDLSKVEDIGKISLDHLEQECNEFRSKIDEVVHTLKEGKLSDHSRLHPKDLIVEKITYKIRRAKVKSDLLQDQFKLINIDLKKLMSHFGEDFNDSEAKNSFFQHFIEFSVNFKKCAKENIEREDSQRVYEQRKNMLESRQRTASNHNSDLQGEDEDAVDVLLAKLRGTEEKPGLVRRRKITRYTADAAAQTRKHPKKRPIPAGSNGVLFERTQAMLKDTQNI, encoded by the coding sequence ATGGAGTTAGTACGAAGTGGGTATGCTGGTGAGCGATGGGTCGATCCCCACGATTACAAGAGAAGATCGCGATCACTGGAGGGTGATCCCGCAGGTCTACGAACCAGGAAACCTTCTAGAAGGACTGGTACGCTAGGGACTAACGAGGTGGTTCGTAGAGGATTGCTTTTGGCTGGATGTGCCTTGCAAAACGAAGGCGGTGTCACAATTATGAAGACAAAGAATTTTTCCACAAGTGAGATTGATTCACAGGATGGAGAACATGGAGTCAAATTTGATCACAGAAGCCCACCTGAGGATGGCTCCGTTGAGGAACAGTTTAACACATTGCTGAGTGATGGAACGTATTTTTGGGGTGAAGCTAGAAAAAATCTTACAAACATGTcgagagagaagaaatgggGACTTATTTGCGCATTACGCTCGAGTAAAACAGCTAGAAGCTCAAGTGAATCGGTGAATTCTACTTTTACTAGACAACAGCTGTTAGAAGAACTGGATTATCTGATTAAGAGAAAAACTACTGACCATAGTAAGCTACTCCATCAGCTAGAGAAATACCTTCGTACCGTTGATTTCACTGAAGAATTTCTGGAACGCGACAACGTTAAAGGACTTTTCCAAAACTCAAGTCTGATAGGACCTGATGATTTCTATGTTTACCTTCGATGTTTTAAGACATTGATGAACCACAAGCAGGGTAGGCTGCAGATTCTCAATAAACCGCCGCTACTGATGTTCTTTTGTAAGCTTCtgaatgatgatgtgaCACGACTCAAATGTAAAGTGGTTTCGGCAGAAATGTTATTGATGCTCACATATGTTGACGAAGATTATGGGTATGAGAAAGTACTGCATCATTTGAGCCCGTGCTTTCAAGGTTGGTTCAATTATATGGCCAAGACCTTGTCTCGCGATCCCTCTGAATTTAGAGATGCTTCTTTCCTTGGAGGGCTGAAACCAGAGAAGTGCAGGGCAGATTTTATGACTACTTCGTTGCTTGTCGTCAATTCCATTCTTCAAGCACTCCCGACTAAAGACCAGAAAGTATCACTTATGCAAACTTTAAAGGAATGTGGAATACATCATTGTTTCCATCTAATAAAACAGTTGCAGGTCGATGACACAGATAAACAAATCGCCATATATCTCGAGCTGGAGACCGAGCTTATAGAAGCTACTTCGGCGGCAGATCAGATAGATGACTCTGTCTACCAACCAGCACTTCACTATTTGTTGAGTCGAACAAAGGGCACGCTAATTGAACAAGACCTGGCTCATCTTTTCGAATCCCTTAACAAGATATTGGCTACTAGGACCACTTCAGAATCCATTAAACTTTTCCGGTCACTTGGTTCAATACTGGACTACCTTATTGATAATTTTTGCCAGGCAGTTTCGACCGAACCGGCATCATTGGTCCAGGAGTCCATAAACAAGTTTTTGGATAACCTAGAgtctgaagaaattggtaGAAGAGCCATGAAAGAAATGACtgaacttgaaaatacCATCGTTGTTCTGCGAAAGGAGTTGAGCGAGCTGAgagacttcaaagatattaGCAAAGAAAAGCTGGTCACAGAACTGAAGCATGCTAAGATGATTACCAAGACGAAGGACGAAGAGATCACTGAACtatcaaagaaactggaAGAATCCAAAGAAATGAGAAGACACGAGAAGAAACGGTTTGACCACGCCTTATCACATCAACAAGTTAAAGGAGCTAAACTAATAAACACGTCGGTCTTTGATAATCTGAAATCTACGAATGACACTCACAAGGCAAAACCAGCCAGAGCTAAATCCCTATTGAAGAGTCAGAAAATTCATTCTCTCTCCTCTTACATTGCAAACGCAGCTGAGCCGGTAACAATCGGACCAAATTGGGGGGTATTAGGTCtcaatgaagaaggaaatgatGCAGACCAATCTGTTGCCTTCACAAGGGATTCCTCGATTGCTACCGCAACAAATATTGCTTACAGACACGAATCAACATCCACTTTGCTTTGCGAGTCCTCCAATCCGCTATCAAGCGGCAGCATTGATGGACCGTCTGGTGTTATACGCATTGAAATGGAAGACTCTAAAATTCCACCACTGCCGGAACTGCCGGAACTGCCGCCGATTTCTCAAGCTTTAAATAAAAACAAATCTGAACCACCgccttcatcatctttttcGCCCTTACTGCCGGCGGCAAAGGAATCAGAACAAAGTACTACATTATCTCCACCGcctcctcctcctcctcctcctcctccttTGCCTGAAAGTTTAATTGTACCCGGTAAGGAGTCGTTCAATTCTGAAGTACCTTCAGGACCACCCCCGCCGCCACCCCCATTGCCAGCATCATTTCAGGTAGAAGGGTCATCTATTCTAAAACCTaaagaagctttgaagcAGATCCACTGGGAAAAGCTTAATGATATCGAGGAAACACTATGGGCGGACCAAAATCAAAAGGATGAGACTATGAAAGAGCTTAAGAGAGGTGGTATCTTCTCTCAAATTGAGGAAAGCTTCAAAGTTAAGGAAAGAACGATTAAACAGACCAAAAATAAAGATAAGCGAGAAAAGACACCCACGAAGAGCTTTTTACCAAGAGACGTAGCACAGCAATTTGGAATTAATTTGCATATGTTTTCTCAGTATTCACCTGAACAATTTGTACtcaaagttcttcaatgcGATAACGAGATAATACAGAATTCAACTGCCCTTGAATTCTTCACAAGGGAAGATTTAGTTAATGTTACACAGTCTTTGCGAAGAGCTTTTGACCCCTACAGCACCGATTACCTCAGCGAGGATGGTCCCTCTAAAGATCCCGCAGAATTAGATCGACCAGACAGGATTTTCCTTGAGCTTTGCTATAACTTGCAATACTACTGGTATGAGCGTTCATTTTGTTTATTCACTCTCACAACATATGAAAGAGACTACTACGATTTCATTTACAGGCTACAGAAGATAGATGATGTCATTCAAAAGCTGAGACACGGGACAAGATTCAAAAGTATATTGTACATCATTGTGGAAATTGGCAATTACATGAATAAAAGACCAGCGGAAGGTATCAAGCTGAGCTCATTGAACAAGCTTGCATTCGTGAAGTCTAGTGTGGACAAGAATACATCATTccttcattttcttgaaagaataatTCGCGTCAAATACCCAGATCTTTACGGTTTCACTGATGACTTGAGCAAGGTGGAAGATATTGGCAAGATTTCGCTGGACCATCTCGAACAAGAATGCAACGAGTTCCGctcaaaaattgatgaggTGGTACATActctcaaagaaggaaagcTCTCCGATCATTCAAGACTGCATCCAAAAGATCTTATCGTGGAGAAGATCACTTACAAGATTCGCCGTGCCAAAGTCAAGAGTGACTTGCTTCAGGATCAGttcaaactcatcaatattgatctcaaaaaattgatgagcCACTTCGGAGAAGATTTCAACGATTCAGAAGCCAAAaacagcttctttcaacattttATAGAGTTCTCGGTTAACTTTAAGAAATGCGCCAAAGAGAACATCGAGAGAGAGGATAGCCAACGTGTTTACgagcaaagaaagaatatgCTCGAGTCACGTCAAAGAACTGCCTCTAACCACAACTCCGATCTACAGggagaagatgaagacgcTGTAGACGTCCTGCTTGCCAAGCTCAGAGGTACGGAAGAGAAACCAGGCTTAGTGAGAAGACGAAAAATCACACGATATACCGCAGATGCAGCAGCTCAAACCAGAAAACATCCCAAGAAAAGACCAATTCCTGCTGGCAGTAATGGGGTCTTGTTCGAGCGGACACAGGCcatgttgaaagatacCCAAAATATATGA
- the TDEL0F05570 gene encoding uncharacterized protein yields the protein MTLRLTYCARIINKVYKDLFTELSLFFFRFHNFIELTVLSSVVWKVDWWVIRSVKNFYQFVLNVALAAFLLSVILVKEWKSLRELFKMSMRSNFCRDSQFSNEANLNHDSKWVLNYFAEKAMVLFSESLVHCFEAIIASSVSCPGSGCSEFLRFNIA from the coding sequence ATGACGTTACGTTTAACCTATTGTGCGCgcatcatcaacaaagtcTACAAGGACTTATTCACCGAATTGtcattgttcttcttccgTTTCCATAATTTCATAGAACTCACTGTACTGAGTAGTGTCGTTTGGAAAGTAGATTGGTGGGTCATTAGATCTGTCAAGAATTTCTACCAATTCGTCCTGAATGTGGCGTTGGCAGCATTCCTACTCTCAGTTATTCTTGTCAAAGAGTGGAAATCATTAAGGGAATTGTTTAAAATGTCAATGAGAAGTAATTTTTGTCGTGATAGCCAATTTTCAAATGAAGCAAATCTGAATCATGATTCAAAATGGGTACTCAATTACTTTGCGGAAAAGGCCATGGTTCTTTTCAGCGAGTCGTTGGTCCACTGCTTTGAAGCTATCATAGCAAGCTCAGTATCTTGTCCTGGGTCTGGGTGCTCAGAATTTCTTCGATTTAATATAGCGTAA